A DNA window from Methylocystis heyeri contains the following coding sequences:
- a CDS encoding LysR substrate-binding domain-containing protein: protein MARDVVLASDGLSVSLPALLENELKRRHCVILPIDPPWIRLNYGFVWKRGRTHSPAAEALMGHILAVEEETPA, encoded by the coding sequence CTGGCGCGGGATGTCGTTCTCGCCAGCGATGGCCTTTCGGTTTCCCTGCCGGCGCTACTCGAAAACGAGCTGAAAAGGCGCCATTGCGTGATTTTGCCGATCGACCCGCCGTGGATTCGATTGAATTATGGTTTCGTCTGGAAGCGGGGCCGCACCCATTCACCTGCGGCCGAGGCCCTGATGGGACATATTCTGGCGGTCGAAGAGGAGACGCCGGCCTGA